One window from the genome of Micromonospora aurantiaca ATCC 27029 encodes:
- a CDS encoding FG-GAP repeat domain-containing protein, with the protein MRSRRSGRWTGAVAAALAVVLLGPGATVPGAAAPVRVAGPPGAGLVAGCETFGFTAMPAVAGVAAPRDVEAVDTNQNGFDDLLVASASGDGDVHQLIAVGNGTFRTSVGPGAPPEVYPAPGTPRAVTVGYFNRDAKPDYAVATTDGVGVWFGAAGGDPGFGPGGRVLAGRSVADVAVADFDRDLLPDLAALDPEDRTDRDDDRVRVFRNLNGGSFDQRFLLGDQPTYVQPDFLAAGDLTGNGVPDLLVSSRTQGTVSLIRDGANSPAPRVEGIGEAWKPAIADFDLDGRLDAAVAIPGEDRIRLWSDYRDPPSGGFPSAPRELPSLDLGPLTPGREGPHDVDVADVNRDGRPDLVVVGYASRAVYVFPGRGDGTFGTPAVLAAGSQPVQAAVGRFDNNQSLDVAVLDEVDNTLRVYLNTCTAPGPNLTAGGLEVTQVIQDLGNSVDLVADRRTVVRAYVGTDAQTPAVTAALHGFRADGTSLGPPLAPANPGRLLVPDRTVRRGQLGGGFLFELPTQWTSEGQVRLRVEINPDRRVTEPDHLDNVTERTVRFQASQPVRVKLIRFGYQRDGQTVLPPESDLDRAESLLRRTLPTSRLEVTRADYRDDHPFFWIGDDSFFLDAQDARSVLDRYRQATAGTREPGVYHLVMVNRDRMGGIAENIPGWVAVGGAHNPTTILHELGHLLGAGHVECTDNPGDETGPRSYPYPRGTIGGPDPANPGFAGYDIGDASVGAPRRIVWAPDTSPPVADLMSYCRNTWVSDDLWRLWRNRVQNPPAQQGATGDLLALSGAVGDGTATLTGQRLTRTTQRPATTPGPYALRLLDAAGATLAEHPFTPAATEHAATRPFHEVVDFAPGTRRVTLVDTRAGRDLATLPVSANPPVVALAGEAPPASVPATGPVTVGWSAGDADGGPVTASVLYSPDGADDWRVLATGLTGTSYTLDAAQLAGTGGAATGRLRVRVTDGVHTADATSGPLTVAGKNPAVRITAPMGGTFFATGQTVTLAASVTDPEQGDLDGSAVRWTSDRDGDLGTGATRTPGQLSEGRHVLTVTATDADGLRATARTEVTVGRVLPAGGPPTADAGPDRTAVEGDTVTLDATRTTDPDGDPVTLSWTVLAQPEGGGLGGGLRLEGPARTPSFRADRAGTYRLELTATDARHGTATDTVTVTVANRPIEVSPIALDEELRVAGPVTVRATFTDPGVPDTHRCAVDWDGGGPAPATPGAVSEDRNEGGCVATGDLRPGVHVARLTVTGDDGGTGQQTVRIVVYDPSDVTVAGAGAIVSPAGALSADVAATGPGEFAFVAGLVKGSPTPFGATTFRLPGREFTFAGTTHERLTVAGSVGRYQGEGTVNGRPGYAYQLTVADSPDGRDVDRFRIRIWESDGGRVVYDSGRGAPDDLDPAHLQPLNQGRVVVVG; encoded by the coding sequence ATGCGTTCACGAAGATCAGGCCGGTGGACCGGCGCGGTGGCGGCCGCTCTGGCGGTGGTCCTGCTGGGGCCCGGGGCGACAGTGCCGGGCGCCGCGGCACCGGTCCGGGTCGCCGGCCCGCCGGGAGCGGGCCTCGTCGCCGGCTGCGAGACGTTCGGGTTCACGGCCATGCCGGCGGTCGCCGGTGTGGCCGCTCCCCGTGACGTCGAGGCGGTCGACACCAACCAGAACGGCTTCGACGACCTGCTCGTCGCCTCGGCGAGCGGTGACGGCGACGTGCACCAGCTCATCGCCGTCGGTAACGGGACGTTCCGCACGTCGGTGGGGCCCGGCGCCCCGCCGGAGGTCTATCCGGCGCCGGGCACGCCGCGCGCCGTCACCGTCGGCTACTTCAACCGGGACGCCAAACCGGACTACGCCGTCGCGACCACCGACGGGGTGGGTGTCTGGTTCGGCGCCGCCGGTGGAGACCCGGGCTTCGGGCCGGGAGGGCGCGTGCTGGCCGGCCGCAGCGTGGCGGACGTCGCGGTGGCCGACTTCGACCGTGATCTGCTGCCCGACCTGGCGGCCCTCGACCCGGAGGACCGGACCGACCGGGACGACGACCGGGTGCGGGTGTTCCGCAACCTCAACGGCGGCAGCTTCGACCAGAGGTTCCTCCTCGGTGACCAGCCGACGTACGTCCAGCCGGACTTCCTCGCCGCCGGCGACCTGACCGGCAACGGCGTGCCCGATCTCCTGGTCAGCAGCCGCACACAGGGCACGGTGTCGCTGATCCGCGACGGCGCTAACAGCCCCGCGCCCCGGGTGGAAGGGATCGGCGAGGCGTGGAAGCCCGCGATCGCCGACTTCGACCTCGACGGGCGGCTCGACGCGGCCGTCGCGATCCCCGGCGAGGACCGCATCCGGTTGTGGAGCGACTACCGCGACCCACCGTCCGGCGGCTTCCCGTCGGCGCCCCGGGAGTTGCCGTCGCTGGACCTGGGGCCGCTGACCCCGGGGCGGGAGGGTCCGCACGACGTGGACGTCGCCGACGTCAACCGGGACGGCCGTCCGGACCTGGTGGTGGTCGGCTACGCCAGCCGGGCGGTCTACGTCTTCCCGGGCCGTGGCGACGGCACGTTCGGCACCCCGGCCGTCCTCGCGGCGGGCAGCCAGCCGGTGCAGGCGGCCGTGGGGCGGTTCGACAACAACCAGTCCCTCGACGTGGCCGTCCTGGACGAGGTCGACAACACCCTGCGCGTCTACCTGAACACCTGCACCGCGCCCGGACCGAACCTGACCGCCGGCGGGCTGGAGGTCACCCAGGTCATCCAGGACCTGGGCAACTCCGTCGACCTGGTCGCCGACCGCCGCACCGTCGTCCGGGCGTACGTCGGCACCGACGCGCAGACGCCCGCGGTGACCGCGGCCCTGCACGGGTTCCGGGCCGACGGCACGTCGCTCGGCCCGCCGCTCGCCCCGGCGAACCCGGGCCGCCTGCTGGTGCCCGACCGGACGGTGCGACGCGGACAACTGGGCGGCGGGTTCCTGTTCGAGCTGCCCACCCAGTGGACGAGCGAGGGCCAGGTCAGGCTGCGGGTCGAGATCAACCCGGACCGCCGGGTCACCGAGCCCGACCACCTGGACAACGTGACCGAGCGCACGGTGCGCTTCCAGGCGTCCCAACCGGTTCGCGTCAAGCTGATCCGGTTCGGCTACCAGCGCGACGGACAGACAGTGCTGCCTCCCGAGTCCGACCTGGACCGGGCCGAGTCGCTGCTGCGGCGCACGCTGCCGACGAGCCGGCTGGAGGTCACCCGCGCCGACTACCGCGACGACCACCCGTTCTTCTGGATCGGTGACGACAGCTTCTTCCTCGACGCGCAGGACGCGCGTTCGGTGCTCGACCGCTACCGGCAGGCGACGGCAGGGACGCGGGAGCCCGGCGTCTACCACCTGGTCATGGTGAACCGGGACCGGATGGGCGGCATCGCCGAGAACATCCCCGGATGGGTGGCGGTCGGCGGAGCGCACAACCCCACGACCATCCTGCACGAGCTGGGGCACCTGCTCGGCGCCGGGCACGTGGAGTGCACGGACAATCCCGGCGACGAGACCGGGCCCCGGTCCTACCCGTACCCGCGCGGCACCATCGGCGGGCCGGACCCGGCGAATCCCGGCTTCGCCGGCTACGACATCGGTGACGCCTCGGTCGGCGCTCCGCGCCGGATCGTCTGGGCGCCGGACACCAGCCCGCCGGTCGCCGACCTGATGAGCTACTGCCGCAACACCTGGGTCTCCGACGACCTGTGGCGGCTGTGGCGCAACCGCGTCCAGAACCCGCCCGCCCAGCAGGGCGCGACGGGTGACCTGCTGGCGCTGTCCGGCGCCGTCGGCGACGGCACCGCCACCCTCACCGGGCAGCGCCTGACCCGCACCACCCAGCGCCCGGCCACCACGCCCGGCCCGTACGCGCTGCGGCTGCTCGACGCCGCCGGGGCGACGCTCGCCGAGCACCCGTTCACCCCGGCGGCCACCGAGCACGCCGCGACACGTCCCTTCCACGAGGTCGTCGACTTCGCCCCCGGCACCCGCCGGGTGACGCTCGTGGACACCCGCGCCGGGCGGGACCTCGCCACCCTCCCGGTGTCGGCGAACCCGCCCGTCGTGGCGCTGGCGGGCGAGGCGCCGCCCGCGTCGGTGCCGGCCACCGGGCCGGTCACTGTGGGCTGGAGCGCCGGCGACGCCGACGGCGGTCCGGTCACCGCGAGCGTCCTGTACAGCCCGGACGGCGCCGACGACTGGCGGGTGCTGGCCACCGGGCTCACCGGGACGTCGTACACGCTGGACGCCGCGCAGCTCGCGGGCACCGGCGGCGCGGCCACCGGCCGGCTGCGGGTACGGGTCACCGACGGTGTGCACACCGCCGACGCGACGAGCGGTCCGCTCACTGTCGCCGGCAAGAACCCGGCGGTACGGATCACCGCTCCGATGGGCGGCACGTTCTTCGCCACCGGGCAGACGGTCACGCTCGCCGCGTCCGTCACCGACCCGGAACAGGGCGACCTGGACGGGTCGGCGGTGCGCTGGACCTCCGACCGTGACGGTGACCTCGGCACCGGCGCCACCCGTACGCCGGGGCAGCTCAGCGAGGGACGGCACGTCCTCACGGTCACCGCCACCGACGCCGACGGCCTGCGGGCCACCGCGCGTACCGAGGTGACTGTGGGCCGGGTCCTGCCGGCCGGTGGCCCGCCCACAGCCGACGCCGGGCCGGACCGGACCGCCGTCGAGGGCGACACCGTCACCCTCGACGCGACCCGGACCACCGACCCGGACGGCGATCCGGTGACCCTGTCCTGGACGGTGCTCGCCCAGCCGGAGGGTGGCGGCCTCGGCGGCGGCCTGCGGCTGGAGGGTCCGGCCCGCACGCCGTCGTTCCGCGCCGACCGGGCCGGCACGTACCGGCTGGAACTGACCGCCACCGACGCCCGCCACGGCACCGCCACCGACACGGTGACAGTCACCGTGGCGAACCGGCCGATCGAGGTGAGCCCGATCGCACTGGACGAGGAGTTGCGGGTGGCCGGTCCGGTCACCGTGCGGGCCACGTTCACCGACCCGGGCGTGCCGGACACCCACCGCTGCGCGGTCGACTGGGACGGCGGGGGTCCGGCCCCGGCCACGCCCGGTGCGGTCAGCGAGGACCGCAACGAGGGCGGTTGCGTCGCCACCGGCGATCTCCGGCCCGGCGTGCACGTCGCGCGCCTCACGGTGACCGGCGACGACGGCGGAACCGGGCAGCAGACGGTACGGATCGTGGTCTACGACCCGTCGGACGTGACGGTGGCCGGCGCCGGCGCGATCGTCTCACCGGCGGGCGCGCTCAGCGCCGACGTGGCCGCCACCGGGCCGGGGGAGTTCGCCTTCGTCGCGGGCCTGGTGAAGGGTTCACCCACGCCGTTCGGCGCGACCACCTTCCGGCTGCCGGGACGCGAGTTCACGTTCGCCGGTACGACACACGAGCGTCTGACCGTCGCCGGATCGGTGGGCCGGTACCAGGGTGAGGGCACGGTGAACGGCCGGCCGGGGTACGCGTACCAGCTCACTGTCGCCGACTCCCCGGACGGACGTGACGTGGACCGGTTCCGGATCAGGATCTGGGAGAGCGACGGAGGGCGCGTCGTCTACGACAGCGGCCGGGGCGCACCGGACGATCTCGACCCGGCGCACCTGCAACCGCTGAACCAGGGCCGCGTCGTGGTCGTCGGCTAG
- a CDS encoding bifunctional 3-(3-hydroxy-phenyl)propionate/3-hydroxycinnamic acid hydroxylase — protein MGSAQPPAHQEVQEVEVAVVGCGPVGALTANLLGARGVTTLVVERSATPHGQPRAFSCDDEALRIYQQAGLLDEVRDETIAPPLVEYVNGAGRVFARMKLSETDFGYGHAPLRFFDQPRLERTLRAGLDRFPHVRLALGTELVGLTQDEDGVTVLLSDVVTGQRRAVRARYVLGCDGARSATRAAVRIPLSGASYAEPWLAVSGDVPPDAVRVADTTFVCDWRRPAFVSPGAAGSYRMEFMLRPGETEDEVQRPETVAALVSPYVDPDRFAVTRAVVYTFHHLVAQRWREGRVFLLGDAAHQMPPFMGQGLCSGLRDAANLSWKLSLVLSGAADPAVLDTYETERRPHTVEMAQTSVRLGRVFLARNRISAWLRDTALRAVQTVPRVRRFVERFEFKPVPAYRRGLMTGGRRDGVVGTMFPQPRVLIPGAPGERLLDEALGDGFVVLGRAGVDDPPGAWWQGLPVRFVAVHPSGTPLAGLPDPLAGLPESSADGRPDRIDVVDADGVLGGWLRRHGADLVVLRPDRFVFALATADGIEQAARDLSAALGAPPDGGRNRAAGPGLATAPAVPSSS, from the coding sequence ATGGGATCAGCTCAGCCGCCGGCTCACCAGGAGGTCCAGGAGGTCGAGGTCGCCGTCGTCGGCTGCGGGCCGGTGGGTGCGCTCACCGCCAACCTGCTCGGCGCCCGCGGGGTCACCACGCTGGTCGTGGAGCGCAGCGCCACGCCGCACGGTCAGCCGCGGGCCTTCTCCTGTGACGACGAGGCGCTGCGCATCTACCAGCAGGCCGGGCTGCTCGACGAGGTACGCGACGAGACGATCGCGCCGCCGCTGGTCGAGTACGTCAACGGCGCGGGCCGGGTCTTCGCCCGGATGAAGCTGTCCGAGACGGACTTCGGGTACGGGCACGCGCCGCTGCGCTTCTTCGACCAGCCGCGACTGGAACGGACGCTGCGCGCCGGGCTGGACCGCTTCCCGCACGTCCGGCTCGCGCTCGGCACCGAGTTGGTCGGCCTGACCCAGGACGAGGACGGCGTGACGGTGCTCCTGTCCGACGTGGTCACCGGGCAGCGGCGGGCGGTCCGCGCCCGGTACGTGCTCGGCTGCGACGGCGCCCGCAGCGCCACCCGCGCCGCCGTCCGGATCCCGCTGTCCGGGGCGAGCTACGCCGAGCCGTGGCTCGCGGTCTCCGGCGACGTGCCGCCCGACGCCGTGCGGGTGGCCGACACCACGTTCGTGTGCGACTGGCGGCGCCCGGCGTTCGTCTCTCCCGGCGCGGCCGGCAGCTACCGGATGGAGTTCATGCTGCGACCGGGCGAGACCGAGGACGAGGTGCAGCGGCCGGAGACCGTCGCCGCGCTCGTCTCGCCGTACGTCGACCCGGACCGGTTCGCCGTCACCCGGGCGGTCGTCTACACCTTCCACCACCTCGTCGCGCAGCGGTGGCGGGAGGGACGGGTGTTCCTGCTCGGCGACGCGGCCCACCAGATGCCCCCGTTCATGGGCCAGGGCCTGTGCAGCGGCCTGCGCGACGCGGCGAACCTGTCGTGGAAGCTGTCGCTGGTGCTGTCCGGCGCCGCCGATCCCGCGGTGCTCGACACGTACGAGACCGAGCGGCGTCCGCACACGGTGGAGATGGCACAGACGAGCGTCCGGCTGGGACGCGTCTTCCTGGCCCGCAACCGGATCTCCGCCTGGCTGCGTGACACCGCGCTGCGGGCGGTCCAGACGGTTCCCCGGGTACGGCGGTTCGTGGAGCGCTTCGAGTTCAAGCCGGTGCCGGCGTACCGGCGGGGCCTGATGACCGGCGGGCGGCGGGACGGCGTGGTCGGGACCATGTTCCCCCAGCCGCGGGTCCTCATCCCGGGTGCGCCCGGCGAGCGCCTGCTCGACGAGGCGCTCGGCGACGGCTTCGTCGTGCTGGGTCGCGCCGGTGTGGACGACCCGCCCGGCGCGTGGTGGCAGGGGTTGCCGGTGCGGTTCGTCGCGGTCCACCCGTCCGGCACGCCGCTCGCCGGCCTGCCGGACCCGCTCGCCGGCCTGCCGGAGTCGTCCGCGGACGGCCGTCCGGACCGGATCGACGTCGTGGACGCCGACGGGGTGCTCGGCGGGTGGCTGCGGCGGCACGGCGCCGACCTGGTGGTGCTGCGGCCGGACCGGTTCGTGTTCGCGCTGGCGACGGCCGATGGGATCGAGCAGGCCGCACGGGACCTGTCGGCCGCCCTCGGTGCGCCGCCGGACGGCGGCCGGAACCGGGCGGCCGGCCCGGGACTCGCGACGGCGCCGGCAGTGCCCTCGTCGTCGTGA
- a CDS encoding BTAD domain-containing putative transcriptional regulator → MTVQFRVLGPPEVVRHGRVVPLGGPKQQALLALFLLRPNRFVAADWLVDALWDARPPASARTTLRTYVAGLRRAVEPQRSHREPARVLRSHPGGYELRVDADAVDAIRFAGLVDRAADALAAGQAAAAERTYTEALALWRGEPLAGVADLTAVRPEAARLAELRLSAEEGRLTAAVAAGRHATLLPELRRFVSAHPLREGARAQLMLALYRSGRQTEALAVFDEGRRILAGEYGLDPGEQIRAVHRLILEQAVPPDRSSPADTGGPATAGAVPERDGGPLVGRDAELERLRDTLDAATGQSGRVLTLVGEAGIGKTSLAAALGARAAATGVPVVWGRCPDVGQAPPFWLWSQVVRALVAMPQTGATGSAGRLGGFAAGAPTGPADGRGLDPTARFQVYEAVAELVHAAARERGLLVVLDDLHAADPDSLLLLRFLAAALPASRALVVATLRPYDDDPALVATVAELARGSGFGQVRLAGLDASAVADLVRDRTGEAPPEPVVTRLVTRTGGNPFFLTELLRSRTGPGAGAELPPSIRDTVRLRLAGLPGPTRRCLDLLGVAGHDLDLAVLAAALDSTPEAVADDLAPAYPAALVVETGPGALAFRHPLIAEVTYAELVPPRRAALHARLAAAYEQSAGTSPAELAHHYGEAVGLGHGEDHLRWSLRAADDATRRVAYEDALGHLERAALRLAPAARVTPDAAVTELTVQLHRAALLQMTVGVGSDAVDRVCARARELLTLVGPDADIRHALWALGELAANRAEFAICADLAGRLVRAPEDGSGLTAVAGEYLLGAVAYFTGRQAESERRLTAGIERLGTVDRVLLRREVGRRPVLACHNFRALVRSMRGDPAGAWADIAAAEALAEELDDPYGRANAALYAAWLAMQEHDVAAADAAGRRCRDVGRATGLPHMTATGAYFLEWAAARGGDHGRLDAMRAAAEEFYRPGLRSTRTITLCAMAEAYLTGGRPDTAATLAEEALAVADRVGERVFVAELHRIRGAARRDRAEWDLGARIAAEQGAGLLLPRFAVF, encoded by the coding sequence GTGACTGTGCAGTTCCGGGTGCTGGGTCCGCCGGAGGTCGTCCGGCACGGGCGGGTGGTGCCCCTCGGCGGGCCGAAGCAGCAGGCGCTGCTGGCTCTGTTCCTGCTGCGGCCGAACCGGTTCGTCGCCGCCGACTGGCTGGTCGACGCGCTCTGGGACGCACGACCGCCGGCCAGCGCCCGGACGACGCTGCGCACGTACGTCGCCGGGCTGCGCCGGGCCGTGGAACCCCAACGGTCCCACCGCGAGCCGGCGCGCGTCCTGCGCAGCCACCCCGGGGGGTACGAGCTGCGGGTCGACGCCGACGCGGTGGACGCGATCCGGTTCGCCGGCCTGGTGGACCGGGCTGCGGACGCGCTCGCGGCCGGGCAGGCGGCGGCCGCCGAGCGGACGTACACCGAGGCGCTGGCGTTGTGGCGCGGCGAGCCGCTGGCGGGCGTGGCCGACCTGACCGCGGTGCGTCCGGAGGCGGCCCGGCTGGCCGAGCTGCGGCTGAGCGCCGAGGAGGGGCGGCTGACAGCCGCCGTCGCCGCGGGCCGGCACGCGACGCTGCTGCCGGAACTGCGCCGGTTCGTCTCGGCGCACCCGCTGCGCGAGGGCGCCCGGGCGCAGCTGATGCTGGCCCTGTACCGCTCGGGGCGGCAGACCGAGGCGCTCGCCGTCTTCGACGAGGGGCGCCGGATCCTGGCCGGCGAGTACGGGCTCGACCCCGGTGAGCAGATCCGCGCGGTGCACCGGCTGATCCTGGAGCAGGCCGTACCGCCTGATCGGAGCAGTCCCGCGGACACCGGCGGCCCGGCGACCGCCGGGGCGGTGCCGGAGCGGGACGGCGGACCGCTCGTGGGCCGGGACGCGGAACTGGAGCGGCTGCGGGACACGCTGGACGCGGCCACCGGGCAGAGCGGGCGGGTGCTGACGCTGGTGGGGGAGGCCGGCATCGGCAAGACCAGCCTCGCCGCGGCACTCGGCGCCCGCGCCGCCGCGACCGGCGTCCCGGTGGTCTGGGGCCGCTGTCCGGACGTCGGGCAGGCGCCGCCGTTCTGGCTGTGGAGCCAGGTGGTACGCGCGCTGGTGGCGATGCCGCAGACCGGCGCCACCGGCTCGGCGGGCCGGCTGGGCGGGTTCGCCGCCGGCGCGCCGACCGGGCCGGCGGACGGTCGCGGTCTGGACCCCACGGCGCGGTTCCAGGTGTACGAGGCGGTGGCCGAACTGGTGCACGCGGCGGCCCGGGAACGTGGCCTGCTCGTGGTCCTGGACGACCTGCACGCCGCCGACCCGGACTCGCTGCTGTTGCTGCGGTTCCTCGCCGCCGCCCTGCCCGCGTCCCGGGCGCTGGTGGTCGCCACGCTCCGGCCGTACGACGACGACCCGGCCCTGGTGGCGACCGTCGCCGAGTTGGCGCGCGGGAGCGGCTTCGGTCAGGTCCGGCTCGCCGGGCTGGACGCCTCGGCGGTCGCCGACCTGGTCCGGGACCGGACCGGCGAGGCGCCACCGGAGCCGGTGGTGACCCGGCTGGTCACCCGGACCGGCGGGAACCCGTTCTTCCTCACCGAACTGCTGCGGTCCCGGACCGGCCCGGGCGCCGGCGCGGAGCTGCCGCCGAGCATCCGGGACACCGTGCGGCTGCGGCTCGCCGGACTGCCCGGCCCCACCCGGCGGTGCCTCGACCTGCTCGGCGTGGCCGGACACGACCTGGACCTGGCGGTGCTGGCGGCGGCACTGGACAGCACCCCCGAGGCGGTCGCCGATGACCTCGCCCCGGCCTACCCGGCCGCGCTGGTGGTCGAGACCGGGCCGGGCGCGCTCGCGTTCCGCCATCCGCTGATCGCCGAGGTCACCTACGCCGAGCTGGTCCCGCCGCGCCGGGCCGCGCTGCACGCCCGGCTGGCCGCCGCGTACGAGCAGTCGGCCGGCACCTCCCCGGCGGAGCTGGCCCACCACTACGGCGAGGCGGTCGGGCTGGGCCACGGCGAGGACCACCTGCGGTGGTCGCTGCGCGCCGCCGACGACGCCACCCGCCGGGTCGCCTACGAGGACGCGCTCGGTCACCTGGAACGCGCCGCGCTCCGGCTGGCCCCGGCCGCGCGGGTCACGCCCGACGCGGCGGTCACCGAGCTGACCGTCCAGTTGCACCGCGCGGCCCTGCTCCAGATGACTGTGGGCGTCGGCAGCGACGCGGTGGACCGGGTCTGCGCCCGGGCCCGCGAACTGCTGACGCTCGTGGGGCCGGACGCCGACATCCGCCACGCGCTCTGGGCGCTCGGCGAACTCGCCGCCAACCGGGCCGAGTTCGCGATCTGCGCCGACCTCGCCGGGCGGCTCGTCCGGGCACCCGAGGACGGCAGCGGGCTGACCGCCGTCGCAGGTGAGTACCTGCTGGGCGCGGTCGCCTACTTCACCGGCCGGCAGGCCGAGAGCGAGCGGCGGCTCACCGCCGGGATCGAGCGGCTGGGTACCGTCGACCGGGTGCTGCTGCGCCGCGAGGTGGGCCGGCGTCCGGTGCTGGCCTGTCACAACTTCCGGGCGCTCGTGCGCTCGATGCGCGGCGACCCGGCCGGCGCGTGGGCGGACATCGCCGCCGCCGAGGCCCTCGCCGAGGAACTCGACGATCCGTACGGCCGGGCCAACGCGGCGCTCTACGCCGCCTGGCTGGCGATGCAGGAACACGACGTCGCCGCGGCCGACGCGGCGGGGCGACGGTGCCGGGACGTCGGCCGCGCCACCGGCCTGCCGCACATGACCGCGACCGGCGCGTACTTCCTGGAGTGGGCCGCCGCGCGCGGCGGCGACCACGGCCGGCTCGACGCGATGCGCGCCGCCGCCGAGGAGTTCTACCGTCCCGGACTGCGGTCCACCCGGACCATCACGCTCTGCGCGATGGCCGAGGCGTACCTGACCGGCGGCCGTCCGGACACCGCGGCGACACTGGCCGAGGAGGCGCTGGCAGTGGCGGACCGGGTGGGCGAGCGCGTCTTCGTCGCGGAGTTGCACCGGATCCGCGGCGCGGCCCGGCGCGACCGCGCGGAGTGGGACCTCGGCGCGCGGATCGCCGCCGAACAGGGCGCCGGGCTGCTGCTGCCCCGGTTCGCCGTCTTCTGA
- a CDS encoding KedN5 family methylcobalamin-dependent radical SAM C-methyltransferase: MEHSQTSAGGAGRRLRVVLVQQGVWDMPLESLPLASAYLKAMVSGDAELNDQVSVEICNFRGRVTHGEMAARLFAGPLPDVIGFSVFGWSQRAFGALAATYKQLNPQGWVIFGGTHVSAQADRVFRLYPEIDVVVNGEGELTFLDLLRARLAGVAPDALGDVQGISWHRADGSVVTNPDRPRIEDLDIIPSPFLTGAVDLLDADGRFRYDVALFETNRGCPYKCSFCYWGGAVGQRVRAFSRERLRAELELFARCGVHTVVACDANFGMLPIDLELVDDLIDIKRRHGFPLAFESSWAKNKSKVFYEIVRRMKEAGLRSSFTLALQSLNPDALTLMRRRNMKVNDWRDLVRWLNREGLDCYAELIWGAPGDTVESFLAGYDELAQHVSRIAVYPIMLLPNTEYAENKELYGIVALRGDNDDFEYVLAHRTMTFADNAVMQRFLFWARVMAENAVLRHCWLPLRRLAGWEQSRVLNSLADWADTTTAREAIPLREAAMRGHGGGAPAYAAAIGYLFTEADGRRALELWWQEVVSRQLAADVRPFLDEVYRYDLLTQPVCEPDGLAVVEIGGVEYFHRPDVTLAYDVPGVLARMRADEPVSLEPEPIRVDIYYRTGAMTAVMSTNHEEILHFMGEVRRAGTPLTVP, from the coding sequence GTGGAGCACAGCCAGACGAGCGCCGGCGGTGCGGGCCGGCGCCTTCGGGTGGTCCTGGTGCAGCAGGGCGTCTGGGACATGCCGCTGGAGTCGCTGCCGCTCGCCTCGGCGTACCTCAAGGCGATGGTGTCCGGCGACGCCGAGCTGAACGACCAGGTGTCGGTGGAGATCTGCAACTTCCGGGGGCGGGTGACGCACGGGGAGATGGCCGCCCGGCTGTTCGCCGGCCCGCTGCCCGACGTGATCGGGTTCTCCGTCTTCGGCTGGAGCCAGCGCGCGTTCGGGGCACTCGCCGCCACCTACAAGCAGCTCAACCCGCAGGGGTGGGTCATCTTCGGCGGCACCCACGTCAGCGCGCAGGCCGACCGCGTGTTCCGGCTCTACCCGGAGATCGACGTGGTGGTCAACGGCGAGGGCGAGCTGACCTTCCTCGACCTGCTCCGCGCCCGGCTGGCCGGCGTGGCCCCCGACGCCCTCGGCGACGTGCAGGGCATCTCCTGGCACCGCGCCGACGGCAGCGTGGTCACCAACCCGGACCGGCCCCGGATCGAGGATCTCGACATCATCCCGTCGCCGTTCCTCACCGGAGCCGTCGATCTGCTCGACGCCGACGGCCGGTTCCGCTACGACGTCGCGCTGTTCGAGACCAACCGCGGCTGCCCGTACAAGTGCTCGTTCTGCTACTGGGGCGGCGCGGTCGGCCAGCGGGTACGCGCGTTCTCCCGGGAACGGCTGCGCGCCGAGCTGGAACTGTTCGCCCGGTGCGGCGTGCACACAGTGGTCGCCTGCGACGCCAACTTCGGCATGCTGCCGATCGACCTGGAACTCGTCGACGACCTCATCGACATCAAGCGGCGGCACGGCTTCCCGCTGGCCTTCGAGAGCTCGTGGGCCAAGAACAAGTCGAAGGTGTTCTACGAGATCGTGCGGCGGATGAAGGAGGCGGGGCTGCGCAGCTCCTTCACCCTGGCCCTCCAGTCACTCAACCCGGACGCCCTGACCCTGATGCGCCGGCGGAACATGAAGGTCAACGACTGGCGTGACCTGGTGCGGTGGCTCAACCGGGAAGGGCTGGACTGCTATGCCGAGCTGATCTGGGGCGCGCCGGGCGACACCGTCGAGTCGTTCCTGGCCGGGTACGACGAACTCGCCCAGCACGTGTCCCGGATCGCCGTCTACCCGATCATGCTGTTGCCGAACACCGAGTACGCGGAGAACAAGGAGCTGTACGGCATCGTCGCGCTGCGCGGCGACAACGACGACTTCGAGTACGTGCTCGCCCACCGCACCATGACCTTCGCGGACAACGCGGTGATGCAGCGATTCCTGTTCTGGGCCCGGGTGATGGCCGAGAACGCGGTCCTGCGTCACTGCTGGCTGCCGCTGCGGCGGCTCGCCGGGTGGGAGCAGTCCCGGGTCCTCAACAGCCTCGCCGACTGGGCGGACACCACCACGGCGCGGGAGGCGATCCCGTTGCGGGAGGCCGCGATGCGGGGTCACGGCGGCGGCGCGCCGGCGTACGCGGCCGCCATCGGCTACCTCTTCACCGAGGCGGACGGGCGGCGGGCGCTGGAGCTGTGGTGGCAGGAGGTGGTCTCGCGGCAGCTCGCGGCCGACGTCCGCCCGTTCCTCGACGAGGTGTACCGCTACGACCTGCTGACCCAGCCGGTCTGCGAGCCGGACGGACTCGCCGTCGTCGAGATCGGTGGCGTCGAGTACTTCCACCGCCCGGACGTGACCCTGGCCTACGACGTGCCGGGCGTCCTCGCCCGGATGCGAGCCGACGAGCCGGTCTCGCTGGAGCCGGAACCGATCCGCGTCGACATCTACTACCGCACCGGCGCCATGACCGCTGTGATGTCGACGAACCACGAGGAGATCCTGCACTTCATGGGGGAGGTGCGCAGAGCAGGCACCCCGCTCACAGTCCCCTGA